The sequence TTTACTAAGCGACAAAGCCCCACCAAATCGCCGCGTCAAACGTGGTGCCATCATCCGTATCATTCAGGATGGTCAATCCTGGAGTATTACGCAGATGCCAGAGGTGCAATCGGCATTTGTTTCCGCCAGCACCGAAGATGGAGCCATACGCGCACTGATTGGCGGATTCGACTTCAACCGCAACAAATTTAATCACGTCACCCAGGCATGGCGACAGCCGGGTTCGTCGTTCAAACCATTCATCTATTCGGCCTCACTCGAAAAGGGACTATCACCGTCGACCATCATCAATGACGCGCCCATCAGTTTCGGTGCAGGCCAAACCGGTGGCCAGGCCTGGGAACCCAAGAATTATGATGGTAAATATGAAGGCCCGATGACGATGCGGCGCGGCCTGACGAAATCGAAAAATATGATTTCGATCCGAATTCTCAACAAGATCGGCGCGAAATATGGGCAAGAATATGCAACCCGTTTCGGTTTCGATGCTGAAAAAAATCCGGCGTATCTGACGCTTGCGCTGGGTGCTGGTGCAGTGACTCCGCTACAAATGGCTGGCGCCTATGCCGTTTTTGCCAACGGCGGTTACAAGATTAGTCCCTATCTGATCTCAAAAATCGTCGACAGTGATGGCAAAATACTGTCGCAGGTCGTACCGGACAAGGCCGGCGATGAAGCGAATCGGGTCATCGATGTTCGCAACGCATTCCTCATGGACAGTATGCTCAAAGATGTCGTCAAATCCGGTACGGCGACAAAAGCGCTGGTGCTAAAGCGCACGGATATCGGTGGCAAGACTGGCACGACCAACGACTCGTTCGATGCCTGGTTTGCCGGCTATCAGCAAAAACTGGTGGGTATTGCCTGGATCGGCTTCGATCAACCAAAGAACCTGGGAAACCGCGAAACCGGCGGCGGGTTGGCGCTGCCGATCTGGATCAACTACATGCAAAAAACTTTAAAAGACATACCTGTCGATGAACGTGAGGTGCCACCAGGACTTATCCAATCCAACGGTGACTACTACTACGCCGAGAACCCTCCCGGCATGGGAGTGAGCAGCCTGGGCATCAATGATCAACCGGGACTCGGTCAGGATTCAGAAAAAATCCGGGATAATGTCAAGAATGAACTGTTTTAAACGCCCCGTGCAGCGATTGATATCTCTGCACCGCCTTGCTGGCTAATCATGGCCGACAGTGCGGTGAATAATTCCGAGTCATCGCGGGTGTTACACCATTGTTGTCCATCGTACTTGTAGTGATAGCCTCCCGACTTTGCCGCGACCCACATTTCACGCATTGGTGCCTGGCTATTGACGATGATTTTCGAGCCGGTATCGACAAATTCAATTTCAAGAACGTTGCCGCTACGACTGCATTCGACATCCACGGCATCGACAATATCGGGGCGCTCCAGAGCCGCCTCAATGCCGCTCAATACGGCATCTGCCAGGGTCAGAAAATCGGATTCTGTCATGATAAACTCCAGTCGATATTTGAAACCGAGATTCTAACGTGAAGCACTCTCCCCTGATGTATCAGCTATTTTTTTCAGCAACCGTGCTAGTTGCGGGTATTGTTCTTGGTGGCTGTGGCCAGCGCGGCCCATTAACTCTCCCGGTTAGGCCAGCAGCGATTTCCACGACGCCAATACCGCCGGCATCATCCGTCACGCCGCCGGTTCCCGCGACTGACCCCACTCTTAAATAGCCTTCGCACCATGCCCCATTTTTCTATCCAGAATCGCACTCTGTGCGCCGAGACCCAACCGCTCACGACGATTGCCGACGAATTCGGCACTCCGACTTACGTCTACTCAAAAGCCGCCATCACCGAGAATTACCTGTCGTATGCCAACGCTTGCAGAGAAAATGGTCGTACCGAGCACACGGCACTCGTATGTTATTCGGTCAAGTCAAATTCCAATTTGGCCGTGCTGCACTTGCTCAGTCAACTGGGATCGGGCTTCGACATTGTTTCGAGCGGAGAATTGCTGCGGGTACTTGCTGCAGGCGGTGATCCCGAGAAAGTTATTTTTTCAGGTGTCGGAAAGACCCGCGACGAAATGCGACTGGCACTGTCCCACGGCATCGCTTGCTTCAATGTGGAATCGACGTCCGAATTGCATCGACTCTCTGCGGTGGCCATCGAGATGCAGTTGACCGCATCGATTTCGTTGCGGGTTAACCCGAACGTTGATGCCAAGACGCACCCATATATTTCCACTGGCCTCAAGGAAAATAAATTCGGCGTTGCTATCGAAGACGCACTGATGATCTATCGCACTGCCGCAAGCCTGCCTGGCATCCGCGTCGTCGGTATTGATTGCCACATCGGGTCGCAACTGCTCGACGATGCGCCATTGCTGGAGGCGCTCGACAAGCTGATCGAACTGATCGATGTGCTGGCGGCTGAAGATATCGTCATTCACCACCTCGATATCGGCGGCGGTTTAGGTATCGATTACGAAGCGGAGGCGCCAGTCACTGTCGGCGACTATCTGACAAGACTGTTCCGTAAAATCGATACCTGGCGAGCTGAGAAATACGGGGGCGTACCGATTAAAGTCCTATTTGAACCTGGCAGGTCAATCGTCGGCAACGCCGGCGTGTTACTGACGCGGGTCGAGTACCTGAAACCTGGCAGCGAAAAGAATTTCGCAATCGTGGATGCAGCGATGAACGACTTAATGCGTCCCGCGATGTATCAGGCTTGGCACGGGGTACAGACCGTCGTACAGCGCGATGGCGAAGCGGTCGTCTGGGACATCGTTGGTCCGGTGTGCGAATCCGGCGATTGGCTCGCTCGTGCACGCACGTTATTCCTTGAAGAAGGCGACTTGCTGGCGATCCACTCGGCGGGTGCTTACGGCATGACCATGTCCTCCAATTACAATACGAGGGGACGTGCTGCCGAGGTCATGGTTGACGGCAACGTGAGCCATCTGATCCGCCAGCGTGAAACGCCGGAACAGTTATTTGCTCTTGAAAAAATTCTTCCGTAAAAACCCCGCTCTGCGGTTTAGAGACGACTCAAGTTTTTAACGTTCCTTGCACGTCAAGCACTAGCTTGACGTGATGCCGCTTGCCAGCGCCACACAACCCGCATTGCCAGCAATACCAACACCAGCAAGGCAAACAACAAGGGTTGGAACAAGTTATTCTTCGCCGCTTTCATCCACCAGAAGTGCAATACGCCCAAAGGTACGATCAGATAAATTAACCTATGCAGCCATTGCCAGCGCTTTCCACCAAGCCGCCGCACCATTTTGTTGGTACTTGTTACCGCCAGCGGCACGAGTAACACGAAGGCCGCGAACCCTACCGTGATGAATGGCCGTTTGATGACGTCGCTCCACATCGCAACAACATCAAAAGCGTGGTCGAACCACAGAAAAGTCAGGAAGTGCAGCGTGACGTAAAAGAATGCGAACAGGCCTGTCATACGGCGCAATTTGATCAGCCAGTTCCAGCCTGTCAGCTTGCGCAGCGGGGTTATCGCAAGGGTCAGGCACAGTAGGTACAAGGTCCAGGCACCCGTATTGCGGGTGATGAATTCAACCGGATTTGCGCCAAGCTGATCGATGAATGCCGCCACGAAAAGCCGCAGAAATGGCAGCAATCCCAGTGTAAAAAGTCCAATTTTCAGCCAGCGCATTTGCGCTACCGACGGTGAGTTAAATACCATGGTCAGAAAAACTTTTTCAGATCCATGCCTTTGTACAACGAGGCGACATCACCGTAGCCGTTGAACATCAGCGTCTTGCGTTTCCGGGTAAACAATCCATCTTCACCGATCCGACGCTCGCTGGCCTGAGACCAACGTGGATGATCAACTTCCGGATTAACGTTGGAATAAAATCCGTACTCTTGCGCCGCTGCGATATTCCACGCCGTGCGCGGTTCTTCCTTAGTAAAACGAATTTTGACAATGGATTTGGGCGATTTAAATCCGTATTTCCATGGCACAACGATACGGACGGGCGCGCCATTCTGATTTGGTAAAACTTCGCCGTACATCCCCAACCCCAGTAGCGCCAGCGGATGGTTCGCTTCATCGAGTCGCAAGCCTTCTACATAAGGCCATTCAAGGACCGGGCTTCCCAAGCCTGGCATGCGTGCTTTGTCTGCCAATGAAATGAATTCGACGTATTTGGCGTTACCGGTGGGCTCCACTTTTTTGATCAACTCCGACAACGAATAACCGACCCAAGGTATGACCATTGACCATCCTTCGACGCAGCGAAGTCGATAGATACGTTCTTCGAGTGGTGCCAGTTTCATCAAGCTGTCAAGGTCCAGCGTCATTGGCTTCTTGACTTCGCCTTCAATGGAGATGGTCCACGGACGCGGCTTGAGCGTTCCTGCGTACTTCGCAGGATCGGTCTTGTCGGTGCCAAATTCGTAAAAGTTGTTGTAGGTGGTGGCATCCTTGTACGGAGTGGATTTATCCATCAATACGTAAGCAGGATTCAATTTTGCAGATAATTTTTGGGCAGAAGGCGTTTGGGCGAAGGCTTCCCGGCTAGCCATTTCAAGCACTGCACCGCTGGCAATCGAGCCGATAGCCAGTTGTTTGATAAAACTCCGGCGCGCTTCGAAAACCGCTCGAGGGGTGATTTCGGAAGAGTATGGCAACTCGATTCCGTTTGGACTGCGGTTGATCAGCATGATGACTCCGTGACTTGAACTGTAAGGTAGCGCTAGGTCTGCTAGGACAGCGCCAACCTTACACGAAATTCAAATAGTCAGAGTTGGCCGTAACTATGCAAGCCGGAAAGGAACATGTTCACGCCAAGGAATGCAAATGTCGTAATCAGCAACCCGACCAACGCCCACCAGGCGGCGAAGCGACCGCGCAAACCCTTCATCAACCGCATGTGCAACCACGCCGCATAGTTCAGCCAGACGATCAGCGCCCACGTTTCCTTGGGGTCCCAGGACCAGTAGCCACCCCATGCTTCCGCGGCCCACAAACCACCAAGAATGGTTGCGATGGTAAAAAATGTAAAGCCAACAGCGATCGCCTTGTACATCACATCATCGAGCACTTCCAGCGAGGGCAAGCGATCTTCCAGATATCCTTTTGATTTCAGCAGATAGGCTACCGCTACCATCGCCGCCAACGAGAATGTCCCGTAGCCAACGAAATTAGCCGGCACATGAATCTTCATCCACCAACTCTGTAATGCCGGCACGAGTGGCTGGATTTCTGCGGCATCACGGCTAACCGTGTACCACAGCAAGAATCCGACCGCCGCTGAGATCACCACCAGGACGAAAGCACCCATCTGCCGGGTTTTATAGTGTTGCTCGTAATACAGGTAGAACAGCGCAGTAATCATGCAGAACAGCACAAACACTTCGTACAGGTTTGATACGGGAATATGGCCCACGTCTACGCCGATCAAGTAGGACTCATACCAGCGCACTAACATACCGGTAAACCCGAATACTACGGCTGCCCAGCACAGCTTGCTACCTATGGCACCACCGAAATCAGAACGGGCGATCAATCCACCCCAGTAGAACAGCGTCGACAAGAAAAACAGCACACTCATCCAGAGAATGGCTGATTGGCTTGATAGCAGGTATTTAAGGAAAAATTTCTTATTTGCCATGTCGAGAACACCACCGTACATCGCCATCGCTGATAGCGATAGCACGGCCAACCCCAGCATTAACGGACGAATCGGCTTCCATTGCCAGCCCAACCAGGCGAATACCGGTGCGGACATAACAAGGATTATCTTTTCGTAGTAGTCCATGAAGGCACCAAACCGGCTTAGCGCATAAAACGACGCGACTACAAGTACGACAGCGAATAACCAGTCTACCGGTCCGAGTTTCTTGAAAAATCCTGTCGGCGCAGTGTAAGGACGTTGTTGGGTAAGTTGCATAATGTTCTCCGGTGTCGCTGCCATCGAATGGTGGTCGCGACGGGTTCAGGAATTTTGTGGCAATTGCTGTTTCAGGTTCTCAAATTCATTTTCAAAATCGAGCGTAATCCGCTGCGAACTCATCGCCATCAGCGCGTGTGCCTGATCATCGTCTGTCGTCGTGATCCATATCCAAAGCCGGCGTTCGCGAATATACAGCATCGAGAAAACACCCAGAACGAGAAATAGGCAGCCAAGATAAACCACGTTTTGACCAGGCGCGCGAGTCACTTGCAACACCGAAGCTTTGACTTCGTCGAACTCTTTGAGTTGCAAGTATATCGGCGCGCCATAGAAAAATGTATCGGCATAGGCATTGGTAGCTAGCTGTAAAAACCGCGCATGCTTTTCATCGGCTGCTAGCACGGGCAAGCCATCCGCCTGACGTGCAATTTGCCAGAGATCCCACAAGCTGCCATTTAGAATTTTCATAAAAATACCGGCTGCCTTTTCTTGCTCGGCTGACGGGATCCGCTCGAGGAAGCGCGATACGGCAACGTAACCTGACTGTTTGTTATCGCCGGAAAAAATGGTCATGCCGCGTATCGCTGACTGAGCCAACTGCTCTCGTAGCGCTTGTGAACCATCGCTGGACTGGGGCAATGCGCGCTGTGCATACCGCTGGGCTGCCTGCTCACGAAATACCGGATTTTGGATTGCGGCACGCAATCGCATCCATTCATCGACGGTGTCGTTGTCATCGGCAGGAATGCGCAGGTAACGAAATTGCTCGGACGGAGAGTCACGCATACCAGCCAAAAATACATAACCGTCGTCCGACTTTACCGACATCATATAGTTCTGATACTCGCGCGCCTGACCTGTTTTATCGCGCAATTTATATTGCACACTCGGGCCTACATTTTTCAAATCCTTGGAAATCGCACTTTTCGCACCTGACCCCAGATGCTTGCCGAGACTGTCAACGAAGCTCTGCGATGCCTTAACCGATCGCAAATCCTGACCGTTTTGTGACATATTTTCAACGTTAAAAGGCCTAAAACCCGACCATTCAACCGAGTACGCAACATCGTTGCTTCTCAACGGTGTTGCGTTACCAACTACCCCGGACAGTGGGAATACGACATTGCCGGCACCCGACATCGGATGACCTGTCAACTTCAGCTTGGTTCCACCATCCTCAAAACTGGATTGATATACCGATAGACCTTTGTAGACCAATGGCTGATTAACCTTGATGGTAGCTGGAAATTTCTTTCCACTTTCATGGTCAGTGATCTCCACCTCGCTAGCAAACAGCTTGGGCATACCCGTCGAATAAAAATCAATAATGAAACGTTTCAGCGTGATCGTGAATGGTAAATCCTGAATATAGACGCCATTTTTTTGCGAGATAATCGCTGTATTGCTACTCGCGCCTTCGGGAATGAGCGTGTTACCTCGAAAGGTCGGGTTTCCGAGGCCAAGTCGATGTTGTGCGGGAATGTCTGCAATGACACCGTTGCCTACAAATGGCGTTTTATTCTGGAACCATCCCTGGAAGCGGATTGGTAGATCAGAGTCGAGCAGTCCACCGATGCAGATGATCACAATGGCGCTGTGGGCAAAAATATAGCCCCACTTATTGGCAGCTCCCTGTTTGGCAGCGAGCAATATAGCTTGATCTTTCTCGACCAACTTGACCTTGTAGCCACGCGCAATGATCCGCTCGGACAATTGCGCAGCCAACGCCGCGCGCGATCCGGCAAAATCCCATTCCGCCTTATGCCGGAAATTTCGCAGCGATTGCTCGCGAACGTTTTCCCGCCAGCTA comes from Actimicrobium sp. CCC2.4 and encodes:
- a CDS encoding penicillin-binding protein 1A, whose translation is MLALAGIGAGLALAAALIIGFTLALAYPKLPPLDSLTDYRPKIPLRIFSADNVLIGEFGEERRNLVRIKDIPEIMKKAVLAIEDDRFYEHGGVDYLGILRAALHNLMGGARQGASTITQQVARNFFLSSEQTLKRKAYEVLLAWKIEQNLTKDQILEVYLNQIYLGQRAYGFSSAAQIYFGKKLQDLSIAESAMLAGLPKAPSAYNPVVNPKRARARQQYILVRMHQLGYITTTQFKEAQQEELKIKTDTTEFGLHAEYVAEMTRQLVYEQFKEETYTRGLSVFTTITKADQDAAYIALRRGVMDYEKRHGYRGPEGYMDIPAVKDESEDAIEVELADHPDSDDIIAAVVLEASPKSVRAVLASGEDITITGAGLSFATNLLSDKAPPNRRVKRGAIIRIIQDGQSWSITQMPEVQSAFVSASTEDGAIRALIGGFDFNRNKFNHVTQAWRQPGSSFKPFIYSASLEKGLSPSTIINDAPISFGAGQTGGQAWEPKNYDGKYEGPMTMRRGLTKSKNMISIRILNKIGAKYGQEYATRFGFDAEKNPAYLTLALGAGAVTPLQMAGAYAVFANGGYKISPYLISKIVDSDGKILSQVVPDKAGDEANRVIDVRNAFLMDSMLKDVVKSGTATKALVLKRTDIGGKTGTTNDSFDAWFAGYQQKLVGIAWIGFDQPKNLGNRETGGGLALPIWINYMQKTLKDIPVDEREVPPGLIQSNGDYYYAENPPGMGVSSLGINDQPGLGQDSEKIRDNVKNELF
- the cyaY gene encoding iron donor protein CyaY; the encoded protein is MTESDFLTLADAVLSGIEAALERPDIVDAVDVECSRSGNVLEIEFVDTGSKIIVNSQAPMREMWVAAKSGGYHYKYDGQQWCNTRDDSELFTALSAMISQQGGAEISIAARGV
- the lptM gene encoding LPS translocon maturation chaperone LptM, giving the protein MYQLFFSATVLVAGIVLGGCGQRGPLTLPVRPAAISTTPIPPASSVTPPVPATDPTLK
- the lysA gene encoding diaminopimelate decarboxylase — encoded protein: MPHFSIQNRTLCAETQPLTTIADEFGTPTYVYSKAAITENYLSYANACRENGRTEHTALVCYSVKSNSNLAVLHLLSQLGSGFDIVSSGELLRVLAAGGDPEKVIFSGVGKTRDEMRLALSHGIACFNVESTSELHRLSAVAIEMQLTASISLRVNPNVDAKTHPYISTGLKENKFGVAIEDALMIYRTAASLPGIRVVGIDCHIGSQLLDDAPLLEALDKLIELIDVLAAEDIVIHHLDIGGGLGIDYEAEAPVTVGDYLTRLFRKIDTWRAEKYGGVPIKVLFEPGRSIVGNAGVLLTRVEYLKPGSEKNFAIVDAAMNDLMRPAMYQAWHGVQTVVQRDGEAVVWDIVGPVCESGDWLARARTLFLEEGDLLAIHSAGAYGMTMSSNYNTRGRAAEVMVDGNVSHLIRQRETPEQLFALEKILP
- a CDS encoding protein-methionine-sulfoxide reductase heme-binding subunit MsrQ, encoding MVFNSPSVAQMRWLKIGLFTLGLLPFLRLFVAAFIDQLGANPVEFITRNTGAWTLYLLCLTLAITPLRKLTGWNWLIKLRRMTGLFAFFYVTLHFLTFLWFDHAFDVVAMWSDVIKRPFITVGFAAFVLLVPLAVTSTNKMVRRLGGKRWQWLHRLIYLIVPLGVLHFWWMKAAKNNLFQPLLFALLVLVLLAMRVVWRWQAASRQASA
- the msrP gene encoding protein-methionine-sulfoxide reductase catalytic subunit MsrP; translation: MLINRSPNGIELPYSSEITPRAVFEARRSFIKQLAIGSIASGAVLEMASREAFAQTPSAQKLSAKLNPAYVLMDKSTPYKDATTYNNFYEFGTDKTDPAKYAGTLKPRPWTISIEGEVKKPMTLDLDSLMKLAPLEERIYRLRCVEGWSMVIPWVGYSLSELIKKVEPTGNAKYVEFISLADKARMPGLGSPVLEWPYVEGLRLDEANHPLALLGLGMYGEVLPNQNGAPVRIVVPWKYGFKSPKSIVKIRFTKEEPRTAWNIAAAQEYGFYSNVNPEVDHPRWSQASERRIGEDGLFTRKRKTLMFNGYGDVASLYKGMDLKKFF
- the ccsB gene encoding c-type cytochrome biogenesis protein CcsB produces the protein MQLTQQRPYTAPTGFFKKLGPVDWLFAVVLVVASFYALSRFGAFMDYYEKIILVMSAPVFAWLGWQWKPIRPLMLGLAVLSLSAMAMYGGVLDMANKKFFLKYLLSSQSAILWMSVLFFLSTLFYWGGLIARSDFGGAIGSKLCWAAVVFGFTGMLVRWYESYLIGVDVGHIPVSNLYEVFVLFCMITALFYLYYEQHYKTRQMGAFVLVVISAAVGFLLWYTVSRDAAEIQPLVPALQSWWMKIHVPANFVGYGTFSLAAMVAVAYLLKSKGYLEDRLPSLEVLDDVMYKAIAVGFTFFTIATILGGLWAAEAWGGYWSWDPKETWALIVWLNYAAWLHMRLMKGLRGRFAAWWALVGLLITTFAFLGVNMFLSGLHSYGQL
- a CDS encoding cytochrome c biogenesis protein ResB; protein product: MTTSTTGVQLKTDRRWLATIVELISSMRFAISLLSLLAIASIIGTVMKQNEPMPNYVNQFGPFWFDVFGKIGLYSVYSSWWFLLILAFLVASTSLCITRNAPKMLKDMRSWRENVREQSLRNFRHKAEWDFAGSRAALAAQLSERIIARGYKVKLVEKDQAILLAAKQGAANKWGYIFAHSAIVIICIGGLLDSDLPIRFQGWFQNKTPFVGNGVIADIPAQHRLGLGNPTFRGNTLIPEGASSNTAIISQKNGVYIQDLPFTITLKRFIIDFYSTGMPKLFASEVEITDHESGKKFPATIKVNQPLVYKGLSVYQSSFEDGGTKLKLTGHPMSGAGNVVFPLSGVVGNATPLRSNDVAYSVEWSGFRPFNVENMSQNGQDLRSVKASQSFVDSLGKHLGSGAKSAISKDLKNVGPSVQYKLRDKTGQAREYQNYMMSVKSDDGYVFLAGMRDSPSEQFRYLRIPADDNDTVDEWMRLRAAIQNPVFREQAAQRYAQRALPQSSDGSQALREQLAQSAIRGMTIFSGDNKQSGYVAVSRFLERIPSAEQEKAAGIFMKILNGSLWDLWQIARQADGLPVLAADEKHARFLQLATNAYADTFFYGAPIYLQLKEFDEVKASVLQVTRAPGQNVVYLGCLFLVLGVFSMLYIRERRLWIWITTTDDDQAHALMAMSSQRITLDFENEFENLKQQLPQNS